From Acidihalobacter aeolianus, a single genomic window includes:
- the proC gene encoding pyrroline-5-carboxylate reductase: protein MSMAQADTVAFIGGGNMAGSLIGGLLAGGFDPTAIRVAEPNAEHRAALANARPGIRVTADNVEAASGADCVVLAVKPQVMAEVAAGLNALPDGSVFLSIAAGVTCTRLATWLGTDRAIVRSMPNTPALIGCGATGAYANPAVEPGQRALADRILHAVGEVVWFDDERALDAVTALSGSGPAYVFLLIEALEAGGIELGLEPDVARRLALLTAHGASRLALKSDDSPGVLRTKVTSPGGTTEQALGVFEKGGLRELVAQAMQAAAQRSRELSGE, encoded by the coding sequence ATGAGCATGGCTCAAGCGGATACAGTGGCTTTCATCGGCGGCGGCAACATGGCGGGTAGCTTGATCGGCGGTCTGCTTGCCGGCGGCTTCGATCCCACGGCCATCCGCGTCGCCGAGCCGAATGCCGAACACAGAGCTGCGCTGGCAAATGCCCGTCCCGGAATCAGGGTCACCGCGGACAACGTCGAGGCAGCAAGCGGCGCCGACTGCGTCGTCCTCGCGGTCAAGCCGCAGGTCATGGCCGAAGTGGCGGCTGGCCTGAACGCCCTGCCTGACGGTTCGGTGTTCCTGTCGATTGCCGCCGGCGTGACCTGCACACGCCTCGCCACCTGGCTGGGTACGGATCGCGCCATCGTGCGCTCCATGCCGAATACGCCTGCCCTGATCGGGTGCGGCGCAACCGGTGCTTACGCCAACCCCGCGGTCGAACCCGGGCAGCGCGCACTGGCCGACCGCATCCTGCATGCGGTTGGCGAGGTCGTCTGGTTCGACGACGAGCGCGCGCTGGATGCGGTGACCGCCCTGTCCGGCAGCGGCCCCGCTTACGTGTTCCTGCTCATCGAGGCATTGGAGGCCGGTGGCATCGAACTGGGGCTCGAACCCGACGTGGCGCGCCGCCTCGCCCTGTTGACCGCACATGGCGCCTCGCGCCTCGCCTTGAAAAGTGACGACAGCCCAGGCGTATTGCGTACCAAGGTCACCTCGCCCGGCGGCACCACGGAACAAGCGCTTGGGGTGTTCGAGAAGGGAGGCCTGCGCGAACTGGTCGCACAGGCCATGCAGGCGGCCGCCCAACGGTCGCGCGAACTATCGGGGGAGTGA
- a CDS encoding YggT family protein — translation MGAGTQIGQFLVNAVFSFYIIIVLLRFLLALVRADFYNPISQFVVTLTNPPLRLLRRVIPPVGRVDSASILLLLVLQLAEIYLSALLQGLYPPVALVLLLALRELLVLLIYVYIGAIIVQALISWITPMGGGYNPVAGMLDDLTAPVLRPIRQIVPLIGMVDLSPLVALLLLNVLLILIRSLLG, via the coding sequence ATGGGGGCAGGGACGCAAATCGGGCAGTTTCTCGTCAATGCGGTATTTTCCTTCTACATCATCATCGTGCTGCTGCGCTTCCTGCTGGCCCTGGTGCGCGCAGACTTCTACAACCCGATCTCGCAGTTCGTGGTCACGCTCACCAATCCACCGCTGCGCCTGCTGCGCCGGGTAATCCCACCGGTCGGGCGCGTCGACAGCGCTTCCATACTGCTGCTGCTCGTGCTGCAACTCGCCGAAATCTATCTCAGCGCCCTGCTGCAGGGCCTGTATCCGCCGGTCGCCCTGGTGTTGCTGCTCGCCCTGCGCGAACTGCTGGTGCTGCTGATCTACGTCTACATCGGCGCCATCATCGTGCAGGCGCTGATCAGCTGGATCACGCCCATGGGCGGTGGCTACAACCCGGTCGCCGGGATGCTCGACGACCTCACCGCACCTGTGCTACGCCCAATCCGGCAGATCGTCCCACTGATCGGCATGGTGGATCTGTCTCCCCTGGTGGCCTTGCTGCTGCTCAACGTGCTGCTGATCCTCATCCGCAGCCTGCTCGGCTGA
- a CDS encoding tellurite resistance TerB family protein: protein MLGSIKSFLKTRLQHVDGHADRAQALQVATAAILLEVSRADFEIDDQELDTIAAALRRTFALDEDAVRELIAEALEEDEANLSLYPFLQLVNDHCSPEEKFAIIADLWRVAYADGRLDKYEEYQIRRIADLLYVPHSEFIRAKLAVQDI from the coding sequence ATGCTCGGCAGCATCAAATCCTTTCTCAAGACACGCCTGCAGCACGTGGACGGTCATGCTGATCGGGCGCAGGCCCTGCAGGTGGCCACAGCGGCCATCCTGCTGGAGGTCAGCCGCGCCGATTTCGAAATCGACGATCAGGAACTCGACACCATCGCGGCTGCGCTGCGGCGTACCTTCGCGCTGGACGAGGACGCGGTGCGCGAACTGATCGCCGAGGCGCTGGAGGAGGACGAAGCGAATCTTTCGCTGTACCCCTTCCTGCAGCTGGTCAACGACCACTGCAGCCCGGAGGAAAAGTTCGCGATCATCGCCGATCTGTGGCGCGTGGCCTATGCGGATGGACGGCTCGACAAGTACGAGGAGTACCAGATCCGGCGCATCGCGGATCTGCTTTACGTGCCGCACAGCGAATTCATCCGCGCCAAGCTGGCGGTGCAGGACATCTGA
- a CDS encoding type IV pilus twitching motility protein PilT, which yields MDITQLLAFTVKNGASDLHLSANLPPMIRVDGDIRRINVDALDHTAVHDMIYDIMNDRQRKDYEDRLETDFSFEIPGLARFRVNAFNQDRGSAAVFRTIPSKVLTLEQLGAPAVLQKISAYPRGIVLVTGPTGSGKSTTLAAMVDYKNDSEYGHILTVEDPIEFVHQSKKCLVNQREVHRDTLGFNEALRSALREDPDTILVGEMRDLETIRLALTAAETGHLVFGTLHTSSAAKTIDRVVDVFPAGEKDMVRAMLSESLRAVISQTLLKKIGGGRVAAHEIMIGTPAIRNLIREGKIAQMNSSIQTGHSLGMQTLDQSLKELLSRGLISKEDARRKAANPDAL from the coding sequence ATGGATATCACGCAGTTGCTGGCCTTTACCGTGAAGAACGGGGCCTCCGATCTGCATCTTTCCGCGAATCTGCCGCCGATGATTCGCGTCGACGGTGACATCCGCCGGATTAACGTGGATGCGCTGGACCATACCGCGGTCCACGACATGATCTACGACATCATGAACGACCGTCAGCGCAAGGATTACGAGGACCGGCTGGAAACCGATTTCTCATTCGAGATTCCTGGGCTCGCTCGCTTCCGCGTGAATGCGTTCAACCAGGACCGCGGTTCGGCGGCTGTGTTTCGTACCATTCCGTCCAAAGTCTTGACCCTGGAGCAGCTCGGCGCGCCAGCCGTGCTGCAAAAAATCTCTGCCTATCCGCGCGGTATCGTGCTGGTGACCGGGCCGACGGGTTCCGGCAAGTCGACCACGCTGGCCGCGATGGTCGACTACAAGAACGACAGCGAATACGGGCACATCCTGACCGTAGAGGACCCCATCGAATTCGTGCACCAGAGCAAGAAATGCCTGGTCAACCAGCGCGAGGTGCACCGCGACACGCTGGGTTTCAACGAGGCGCTGCGTTCGGCGCTGCGTGAGGACCCCGACACGATCCTGGTCGGCGAGATGCGCGACCTCGAAACCATCCGACTGGCGCTGACCGCGGCCGAGACCGGGCACTTGGTGTTCGGCACGCTGCATACCAGCTCGGCGGCCAAGACCATCGACCGCGTCGTCGACGTCTTCCCGGCCGGCGAAAAGGACATGGTGCGTGCGATGCTGTCGGAATCGTTGCGCGCGGTGATTTCGCAGACTCTGCTGAAGAAGATCGGCGGTGGCCGCGTGGCGGCTCACGAGATCATGATTGGCACGCCCGCGATCCGCAATCTGATCCGCGAAGGCAAGATCGCGCAGATGAATTCATCGATTCAAACCGGCCATAGCCTGGGCATGCAGACGCTGGATCAGTCGCTCAAAGAGTTGCTCTCGCGTGGCCTGATCAGCAAGGAAGACGCTCGTCGCAAGGCAGCCAACCCCGACGCCTTGTAA
- a CDS encoding PilT/PilU family type 4a pilus ATPase, whose translation MKLEPYFRLMAEHGASDLYFTTGAPVSVRIEGDIRSVGKDELAPGVIKRLAYEVLSDDQVATFEAEKELNLGISLPEIGRFRLNVYYQRGEVSMVVRYIKSVIPEIEELNLPPVLKDLVSYPSGLVLVVGSTGSGKSTTLASMVDYRNSTRADHILTIEDPIEYVFSHKRSIVGQREVGLDTWSYGNALREAMREAPDLIMIGEIRDRTTMEAAIAYADTGHLCLSTLHAINANQALERVINFFPAEAKQQILMDLSLNLRGIISQRLVSTKASTRIPAVEVLVNTSYASELIKKGEFRALKDVMEKGATSGMQTFDQSLYELYRSGRITLKDAMDHADSRGDLEWRVNFGGGMKTLKKAKETLDFPSDALDDLTGGMDDLTPPGG comes from the coding sequence ATGAAACTCGAACCCTATTTCCGGCTGATGGCGGAGCACGGCGCCTCGGACCTTTACTTTACCACCGGTGCGCCGGTCAGCGTTCGCATTGAGGGCGATATCCGCAGTGTGGGCAAGGATGAGCTTGCCCCCGGTGTGATCAAGCGCCTGGCGTATGAGGTGCTGAGCGATGACCAGGTGGCAACCTTCGAGGCAGAAAAGGAGCTCAATCTCGGTATCTCGTTACCAGAGATCGGGCGGTTCCGCCTGAACGTGTACTACCAGCGCGGCGAGGTCTCCATGGTGGTGCGCTACATCAAGAGCGTCATCCCGGAGATTGAGGAGCTCAACCTACCGCCAGTGCTCAAGGATCTGGTGAGCTACCCGTCCGGTCTGGTGCTGGTGGTTGGATCGACCGGGTCCGGCAAGTCGACCACGCTGGCCTCGATGGTGGATTACCGCAACAGTACCCGCGCGGATCACATTCTGACCATTGAGGATCCAATCGAATACGTGTTCTCGCACAAGCGCTCCATCGTGGGACAGCGCGAGGTCGGGCTCGATACCTGGTCCTACGGCAACGCCCTGCGCGAGGCCATGCGAGAGGCACCAGACCTGATCATGATCGGGGAAATTCGCGACCGCACCACCATGGAGGCGGCAATCGCCTACGCTGATACGGGACATCTGTGCCTGTCGACGCTGCATGCCATCAACGCCAACCAGGCGTTGGAGCGCGTCATCAATTTCTTCCCGGCAGAAGCCAAACAGCAGATCCTCATGGACCTCTCGCTGAATCTGCGCGGTATCATCTCGCAGCGCTTGGTGTCGACCAAGGCAAGCACGCGCATCCCTGCGGTGGAGGTGCTGGTCAATACTTCATACGCCAGCGAACTGATCAAGAAGGGCGAGTTCCGGGCGCTCAAGGACGTGATGGAGAAGGGCGCCACCTCGGGCATGCAGACCTTCGATCAGTCACTCTACGAGCTTTATCGCAGCGGCAGGATCACCCTCAAGGATGCGATGGATCATGCCGACTCGCGTGGCGACCTCGAATGGCGGGTGAATTTCGGCGGCGGCATGAAGACCTTGAAGAAGGCCAAGGAAACGCTCGATTTCCCGAGCGACGCCCTGGACGATCTGACTGGCGGCATGGATGATCTGACGCCGCCTGGTGGCTGA
- a CDS encoding YggS family pyridoxal phosphate-dependent enzyme produces MNEICSRIDSVRMRLHAAACTAGREPQDITLVAASKTFPAAAIRTARACGQRIFGENYVDELVDKTAALADLDIEWHFIGHLQSNKTRKVAELADWVHGIDRAGIADRLDRQRPATLPPLQVCLQINISGEVSKSGVEPDQALALARHVEALPRLRLRGLMALPAPSDDPAVQRAAFARVRALRESLNAEGFALDTLSMGMSGDLEAAVAEGATLVRVGTAIFGVRKPRLPSP; encoded by the coding sequence ATGAACGAGATTTGCAGCCGTATCGACAGCGTTCGCATGCGCCTTCACGCCGCAGCCTGCACGGCCGGACGGGAACCTCAGGACATTACCCTGGTTGCCGCGAGCAAGACCTTCCCGGCAGCCGCGATCCGCACCGCCCGGGCCTGCGGGCAGCGCATCTTCGGTGAGAACTACGTCGACGAGCTTGTCGACAAGACCGCCGCCCTTGCCGACCTGGACATCGAATGGCATTTCATCGGCCATCTGCAATCGAACAAGACGCGCAAGGTCGCGGAACTGGCCGACTGGGTACATGGTATCGACCGTGCCGGGATTGCCGATCGGCTCGACCGTCAACGCCCCGCAACACTGCCACCGCTCCAGGTCTGTCTGCAGATCAACATCAGCGGCGAGGTCAGCAAATCAGGTGTCGAACCGGACCAGGCTCTTGCCCTGGCCCGGCATGTCGAGGCATTGCCACGGCTTCGCCTGCGCGGTCTGATGGCCCTGCCGGCACCGAGCGACGACCCCGCCGTCCAGCGTGCGGCCTTTGCCCGCGTACGCGCCCTGCGCGAAAGTCTGAATGCCGAGGGTTTCGCCCTGGATACCCTGTCGATGGGCATGAGCGGCGACCTTGAGGCCGCCGTCGCCGAGGGCGCCACACTGGTCCGCGTGGGTACCGCGATCTTCGGCGTGCGCAAGCCGCGCTTGCCGTCCCCGTGA
- a CDS encoding sulfite exporter TauE/SafE family protein produces MNLTLSPEAGYGAAVLVGLLGGVHCVGMCGGIVGALGMSMSPARQGRVGAALPILLAYNAGRIGSYTLAGTLAGGFGWYATQLVHVHQAQLVLGVIAALFMIALGLYLAGWWRGLAAVERAGAHVWQRIEPLGRRLLPVRNPAQALGLGAVWGWLPCGLVYSVLIWALASGGPRQGALLMLCFGLGTLPNLLAMGVFAARLAGFVRRTWVRRTAGGLVALFGVVSLLRWLPLPHG; encoded by the coding sequence ATGAATCTGACGCTCTCGCCCGAGGCCGGTTACGGCGCGGCCGTGCTGGTCGGTCTGCTCGGCGGGGTGCATTGCGTGGGCATGTGCGGCGGTATCGTCGGCGCTCTGGGCATGAGCATGAGTCCGGCGCGGCAGGGTCGAGTGGGTGCGGCACTGCCGATTCTGCTGGCCTACAACGCGGGTCGTATCGGCAGCTATACCCTGGCCGGGACGCTGGCCGGCGGTTTTGGCTGGTATGCGACGCAGCTGGTGCACGTGCACCAGGCGCAGCTTGTCCTCGGCGTGATCGCGGCGCTGTTCATGATCGCGCTGGGGCTTTACCTCGCTGGCTGGTGGCGCGGGCTGGCCGCCGTCGAGCGTGCCGGGGCACACGTCTGGCAGCGTATCGAGCCCCTGGGAAGGCGGCTGCTGCCGGTACGCAATCCCGCACAGGCTCTCGGTTTGGGCGCAGTGTGGGGTTGGTTGCCCTGTGGGCTCGTCTATAGCGTGCTGATCTGGGCGCTGGCGAGCGGCGGGCCCAGGCAGGGAGCGCTGCTGATGCTGTGTTTCGGACTCGGGACCCTGCCGAATCTGCTGGCGATGGGCGTATTCGCCGCCCGACTTGCGGGTTTCGTTCGACGCACCTGGGTGCGCCGCACCGCAGGCGGGTTGGTGGCACTGTTCGGGGTGGTCAGCCTGCTGCGCTGGCTACCGCTGCCCCACGGCTGA
- a CDS encoding DUF167 domain-containing protein — protein MDDATPDSSPCRRRGNDLLLAVRVQPRASRAKLGEVTNGRLRIYLSAPPTDGQANAQLIELVAKAFGTAKTRVQLLRGGQSRDKDLLIGAPTRLPSSLSDTAE, from the coding sequence GTGGACGACGCAACTCCCGACAGCAGCCCCTGCCGTAGAAGAGGCAATGATCTGCTGCTGGCGGTCCGCGTCCAGCCGCGCGCAAGCCGGGCCAAGCTAGGCGAAGTGACGAACGGGCGGCTGCGCATCTACCTCAGCGCACCGCCAACAGACGGCCAGGCCAATGCACAACTCATCGAACTCGTCGCCAAGGCCTTCGGCACCGCCAAGACGCGCGTGCAGCTTCTCCGCGGCGGACAATCGCGCGACAAGGACCTGCTGATCGGAGCGCCCACCCGACTTCCATCCAGTCTGTCCGACACGGCAGAATAG
- a CDS encoding PilT/PilU family type 4a pilus ATPase, with amino-acid sequence MERDKAIRFMHDLLKSLLSKRGSDLFITVGAPPSVKVDGRMTPLTNQPLSPTHTQSLVRSVMNDKQAADFERDMECNFAIGLPGVARFRVNAFTQRGSAGMVLRVINTAIPTFEELNLPPILRDISMTRRGLVIFVGGTGSGKSSSLAAMLGYRNQNSYGHIVTIEDPIEFVHAHGNCLVTQREVGVDTESYEVALKNTLRQAPDVILIGEIRERETMDYANAFAETGHLCLSTLHANNTNQALDRIINFFNEERRHQLLMDLSLNLKAVISQRLVPKADGDGRVPAVEVLINTPLMADLIFKGKVHEMKELIAKSTELGMQTFDQSLFDLFERGLITYEDALRNADSVNDLRLRIKLESSRARGKDLLADAPMFTMEEDG; translated from the coding sequence ATGGAACGCGACAAGGCCATACGATTCATGCACGACTTGCTGAAGTCGCTGCTCAGCAAACGTGGTTCCGATCTGTTCATCACCGTGGGAGCGCCGCCTTCGGTGAAGGTCGATGGGCGCATGACACCGCTCACCAACCAGCCATTGTCGCCGACGCATACCCAGTCGTTGGTGCGCTCTGTGATGAACGACAAGCAGGCGGCAGACTTCGAACGCGACATGGAGTGCAACTTCGCCATCGGCCTGCCCGGGGTGGCGAGATTTCGCGTCAACGCCTTTACCCAGCGCGGTAGCGCCGGCATGGTGCTACGCGTGATCAACACGGCGATTCCTACCTTCGAGGAACTCAACCTGCCGCCGATTCTGCGCGACATCTCGATGACTCGACGTGGTTTGGTGATTTTTGTCGGCGGTACGGGTTCGGGTAAGTCGAGCTCGCTTGCGGCGATGCTGGGATACCGCAATCAGAACAGCTACGGCCATATCGTGACCATCGAGGATCCCATAGAGTTCGTTCACGCGCATGGCAACTGCCTGGTGACCCAGCGCGAGGTCGGTGTCGATACGGAATCCTACGAGGTGGCGCTCAAGAACACCCTGCGTCAGGCGCCGGATGTGATCCTGATCGGCGAAATTCGCGAACGCGAGACGATGGATTACGCCAATGCCTTCGCGGAGACCGGTCATCTGTGCCTATCCACGCTGCACGCGAACAACACCAATCAAGCCCTGGACCGCATCATCAACTTTTTCAACGAAGAGCGTCGGCATCAATTGCTGATGGATCTGTCCCTCAACCTCAAGGCGGTGATCTCGCAACGACTGGTCCCCAAGGCGGATGGCGATGGCCGAGTCCCGGCGGTGGAGGTGCTGATCAACACGCCGCTGATGGCGGATCTCATCTTCAAGGGCAAGGTGCACGAAATGAAGGAGCTCATCGCCAAGTCCACCGAACTGGGCATGCAGACCTTCGACCAATCCCTGTTCGACCTTTTCGAGCGCGGGCTGATTACCTACGAGGACGCGTTGCGCAACGCCGATTCGGTGAACGATCTTCGCCTGCGCATCAAGCTGGAAAGCAGTCGCGCGCGCGGCAAGGACTTGCTGGCCGACGCGCCGATGTTCACGATGGAAGAGGATGGTTGA
- a CDS encoding chloride channel protein produces MPTAHTNRIDTPATSRLVGVRPKLALLALLVGIIAGLGAAIFRGLIGLFHNIFFFGHLTIAYDTLKHTLESPWGIGIIGIPVIGALLVAFLVKTFAPEAKGHGVPEVIDAIYYNRGVIRPQVALIKSLASSISIGSGGAIGREGPIIQIGATFGSVLAQWTRLPEWQRLVLIACGAGGGIAATFNTPIGGILFAVEIMMVEISARTLIPVMIATGAASFVGRLFFGDHASFIIPPMTLHAATSSSFRVFVAYALLGLVMGVLGMLYTRSVYAFEDFFDRLPGNYYTRHALGMLCVGIMMFLLMKYLGHYYIEGVGYATIQDILGGHLTVTWILLLLVFMKLLAVSLTLGSGASGGIFSPALFMGATLGAGLVNFGHIFLPGLQVSPVGGAVIGMACMVAAGTGAAVTAVVMIFEMTRDYNVIIPLIIAVSLAYGMRYLLIADDLYTLKLTRRGRRLPKSMESNLYLMRGALDLIQAPFLRIGADTELDALRARLATHRVLPHILLVRDGRIEGIVTADTLSRELAATGDGSLVNHANKHYSIMDERTQVIDLVSRLRSDGTHIAVLVQGAPEHADADDVVGLVSWDDVMEHANLPGDLGRALSD; encoded by the coding sequence ATGCCGACCGCACATACGAACCGAATCGACACCCCCGCCACTTCCCGCCTCGTAGGCGTCCGCCCGAAACTCGCCCTGCTGGCCCTGCTGGTCGGCATCATCGCCGGACTCGGCGCGGCGATCTTCCGCGGGCTGATCGGCCTGTTTCACAACATCTTCTTTTTCGGCCATCTGACCATTGCCTACGACACGCTCAAGCACACCCTGGAAAGCCCTTGGGGTATCGGCATCATCGGCATCCCCGTCATCGGCGCCCTATTGGTCGCCTTTCTGGTCAAAACCTTCGCGCCGGAGGCCAAAGGACACGGTGTGCCCGAGGTGATCGACGCGATCTACTACAACCGCGGCGTGATCCGCCCGCAGGTCGCCTTGATCAAATCGCTGGCGTCCTCGATCTCGATCGGCTCCGGCGGCGCCATCGGCCGTGAGGGGCCGATCATCCAGATCGGCGCCACCTTCGGCTCGGTGCTGGCCCAGTGGACGCGTCTGCCCGAATGGCAGCGACTGGTACTGATCGCCTGCGGTGCCGGCGGCGGCATCGCGGCCACCTTCAACACCCCCATCGGCGGCATCCTGTTCGCGGTCGAGATCATGATGGTCGAGATCAGCGCACGCACGCTGATCCCGGTAATGATCGCCACCGGCGCCGCGAGCTTCGTAGGACGCTTGTTCTTCGGCGACCACGCCTCCTTCATCATCCCGCCGATGACCCTGCACGCGGCGACCTCCAGCTCCTTCCGGGTGTTCGTCGCCTACGCCCTGCTGGGTCTTGTCATGGGCGTTCTCGGGATGCTCTATACCCGCTCGGTCTACGCCTTCGAGGACTTCTTCGACCGCCTCCCCGGCAACTACTACACACGTCACGCCCTGGGCATGCTGTGCGTTGGCATCATGATGTTTTTATTGATGAAATATCTAGGGCACTACTACATCGAAGGGGTCGGTTATGCGACCATTCAGGACATCCTAGGCGGCCACCTGACCGTCACCTGGATTCTTCTGTTGCTGGTTTTCATGAAGCTGCTGGCCGTCTCGCTGACATTAGGCTCTGGTGCATCTGGTGGCATCTTCTCGCCGGCGCTGTTCATGGGCGCCACTCTGGGTGCCGGTCTGGTCAACTTCGGTCATATATTTCTCCCGGGCCTACAGGTCAGCCCCGTGGGCGGCGCGGTCATCGGCATGGCCTGCATGGTTGCGGCAGGGACCGGTGCCGCGGTCACTGCAGTGGTCATGATTTTCGAGATGACCCGCGACTACAACGTGATTATTCCGCTGATCATCGCCGTTTCGCTGGCCTACGGCATGCGCTACCTGCTGATTGCCGACGACCTCTATACCCTCAAGCTGACGCGTCGCGGCCGACGCCTGCCGAAGTCGATGGAAAGCAACCTCTACCTGATGCGCGGCGCGCTAGACCTGATCCAGGCGCCATTCCTGCGCATTGGCGCCGATACGGAACTCGATGCCCTGCGCGCAAGGCTGGCCACGCATCGAGTTCTACCGCATATCCTGCTGGTACGAGACGGCCGGATCGAGGGTATCGTCACGGCGGATACGCTCAGCCGAGAGCTCGCTGCCACAGGCGATGGCTCGCTCGTCAACCATGCCAACAAACACTATTCGATCATGGACGAAAGAACCCAGGTCATCGATCTGGTCAGTCGGCTACGCAGTGACGGCACACACATCGCCGTTCTCGTTCAAGGCGCCCCAGAACACGCCGACGCCGACGATGTGGTCGGTCTGGTCTCGTGGGACGACGTGATGGAACACGCCAACCTGCCGGGTGATCTGGGACGCGCCCTGTCCGACTAG
- a CDS encoding DUF4426 domain-containing protein, whose product MKTLTPAARAFAALFAIALTGSADADQIVMAGDYLIHLNTINSDFLLAAIAAQVGIQRSPDRGLLELAVQRADAPESAFLPVAATVSAVDGEGRLHRLDVRRSMSSSGTRYLAGFPIVDGELVEFHIHVDLPDGSMQYFRYRQRYHVLCENERALSRGAAVASAAG is encoded by the coding sequence ATGAAGACATTAACGCCAGCCGCACGGGCCTTCGCCGCATTGTTCGCCATCGCACTGACCGGCAGCGCCGACGCCGACCAAATCGTGATGGCCGGCGATTACCTGATCCATTTGAACACGATCAATTCCGATTTCCTGCTCGCCGCGATTGCGGCCCAAGTGGGTATCCAGCGGTCACCCGACCGAGGCCTCCTGGAGTTGGCCGTGCAACGCGCCGACGCCCCCGAATCGGCATTCCTGCCCGTCGCCGCGACGGTTTCCGCCGTCGACGGCGAGGGACGCCTGCACCGTCTGGACGTGCGCCGCTCGATGTCCTCATCAGGTACGCGCTATCTCGCCGGTTTTCCCATCGTGGATGGCGAACTGGTGGAATTCCATATCCACGTCGATCTGCCCGACGGCAGCATGCAGTACTTTCGCTACCGCCAGCGTTATCACGTGCTCTGCGAAAACGAGCGAGCCCTCAGCCGTGGGGCAGCGGTAGCCAGCGCAGCAGGCTGA